In the genome of Carya illinoinensis cultivar Pawnee chromosome 13, C.illinoinensisPawnee_v1, whole genome shotgun sequence, the window TCATCATTTAttctgtattttcttttttaatttcaccttaattttatttgataagAAATTTACAAATATCTCCCTCCTTCACAACTAGTACTTTTCAATTgtcatgaaataaaatttattgattGTATAATTCGGAATAGTTTTCATAAAACAAAGTCGTCATTGCTGGAATTTGATGACCCAAAAGACAAACCATCCCGTCTCGTAGATATCTTTGTATGGACTATGaaatggaaaattaaattatcgtCGAACCATATGTGGATGTCTGCCCAAAACCAACGACCAACAAACGTAGCCGGtcatattttttactatttaaattcgaaaaatactttaattataaaaaaattaattaaaaataaattgatatgattttatataatattttagattataaaaatattttttattataaaaaaatttaatatttaaatcacaTATATTTAACAGTAAAATGTAGgtagaaaaattaatataattattatagatttatttataaGCAATAAATTTTGCCATGCAGAAAGGACATGGACCACGTACGTGCTTACTTTTCATGCACACTGATAAAACtgtccttttttattatttatttatttatctgccATAAAACTGTCCCTCTCGAAagaagtattttattatttactttgaTTCTCGTACCAGTGGGTCCCACCTAACCAATATAGTATTGTTCTGGACGAATCACGTGTTCTGGACTTTTGGTCCAGCAGAGATGGCCCGACTGTTACAACTCGTTTTACACCCACACGCAGTTATATACAGCTAGGGGTCATGCGACGCTGCCGACCAATGACATCTGGGCGCCGCTAAtataatttggattttttttttaaatatattaatatatattatttttttaattattaaataaaaaataactaaattgACAAGCGATACAATAGAAGAGTACACTTGGGATAACACACTTTATCATTTCTCATACAACTAGTCCTtcaattacaaatttacaagttTATCCTTGCCCTATAGTGGTACATAGAATGTATTATCCATTCTTACAATTAATCACACTTTATTGGtacaacatattttaaataatttaaatacatcaCATAAGATAAGATagagacaaaaagaaaattactctTATTTGCACCTATTTATACATGTCAAGTTATTCAAGCACTCACTCTCCATGTTAAAGGGCACCCCTTACTTTTTTCTCATAATGAAAAATCCCGACCAAAACATTTAATGTAGTACGAGTGTTATGGTATGTCAATTAATGTAAGCACAAATTGATGCAACATATCTCAATTTTACTATATAATCCTAATAATTAGGACAAGTTTTGAAATAGTTTCTATGGAATCATGAACAGTATTGTTAGAAAAGGATAtgcaaatgtgatttttggttaAAGTATTTTAAATACTCGAGAAAGGGTGCACAAGTTTTTGACAAAGAAAGTCtcacaaatatatattgaataattcaagaaaaaatcTCTCGATTAAGATGGCCGTAAGAATTAGAAAGTTGGTCGAACTCCTTAACTAAAACActaagtatattttaaaataattaacaattatattattaaattgataAGTTTTATCAATAACACATTACTTGAGAATCTGTAGGAATGGTGCTGTTAAATGCACCAGCAAATAAACATTAATGGCCAGAAGAAGGTAATTAATCTGGATTTTAAGTAGTTTATAATTAAAGAGGGCGTGCCCAATATACAAATACAAGAAGTGCCCAAACTGGTGTGGGCATGTCTTGTATATGGTATGGTCTATTTCTCTTGTTTCTTTTCCTGCCTTTTTCTTCTCAGTACTCTTCTCTATTCGTTTCTCTCTCTTGGCTTTAACCCTGGAGACTTGACTTGAAAACTTCCGGCATTGACTTTACCCACGCCGGCAGCCTGACTCAACGCCTTATCGGTGAgctcaatatattattattattattattttttggtcaTTTATATTTTCAGGTTTAATTCATGTTGCCTGAAACCCATAGAAGCTGTTACACTTCCTCCATATCACGAAAATATTACCTGAAgattttgtcaatttttttcctcacaatcCTAGCCATTTAAAGCAGGTTAAATTGGCCGATATGTAATTTAACACTATTTGAGTAGTAGTTTTATCTCTCAAATAAGTGATATTTGTtgctattttcatttttgttaatTTCCATGTATGTTTCTCAGGCTTTTTCCATGTCTTCCATCGAATACAAGATAAAGCTGGCAGTTGCTGTTGAGAAACATACGGGGAATGATTTTCTAGCATTTATTACAAAGATGCTTCTTTTGGGTTATTTTCTTTAATCCTTTGTCAGTCTTGATGCATGTCAATGCGAGGTGAAGGTTGTATGCGAGAgaatgtgtttggatgttttGGCAGTGTGGGCGGGTTCAGGCAAATGGGGTAAAGCTAGATATTGGCTTTCAGAAGCCTCCGGTATTTGGATGGTAGCTGCGAAATTCAGCTGCTCCAGGAGAAATTAGAGGCTTCAAGCGCAGGGACTCAACAGAGAAGTGGAAGGACAGCGTTTGAGACTAGGTGAGAAGGTTGAATATTAGAGGGGGAGTTTCATTTCCAGAGGATAAAGAGCTTCAAATAATGGATTCATGGATGCCCGTGACACCAGAGAAGCCAATTCCAACAAGATCTAATCCGATCCCGGTCAACTGGGATGGGAACCCAATGGGGAGAGCAAATTGGCAGGAAGTAATTGAATTCTCAAATGGGTATGCAGAGGAGATGCCAAATTACAATGGGTTGAGGCGAAATTCGAACCTGACAGGGCAGGTGGTTCAGAAAGAAGGGTACAATGGCTATGATGCAGGATTGGCTCAGAAGAACAGGATGATCAATCACATTGCAGGGTCTCACACTCAGACCTTACACAGTGACAACTCAGGTTGGAAGAATGATACATTTGCACAACTGCTACTAATGCAGAATGCCACCCTCACAACCACTGCAAACAGGGACCCGAACGGAAGCCAAAACATGGCAGCAAATAGTCCCTTGATGCCAAATTCGCATTTGCAGTCTCATGTTGATTGCAGCCAGAGAGATTCGACCACCTCTGATGGTCTGTTGTTCAACAACCAGAATCACTATGCAGGCTTTGACCCTTCGAGTAATTTGGCAAATAGGCCTCTGATTCTGGAAATGCATTCTCGAGTTGACAGCAATCTAAGAGAGAACCCTGCAagtttgtttttcagcaaccaaAATCACTACTCGGGTTCAAACTCATCGGACTACAGTGACAACTATACCCAGATACCCAACTGTAAGACATATatagtttctttttttaattttgcatcTATTGGTGCCCATTTATGCAAGTAGGAATGCGTGCTACAAATTATCCAGAGGATCATCATtatgaattttcttcttttttttcctctctctctctctctgttcatTTCTAATTTTTGAAGATAGTATATAAATAGAACTGGGTAGGCATTAGATATCATGTGATGAAGAATCAATTCTATATAGCACTTTAATTATACAAGAAACATGGACTTGTATCAACACATCCATAACAGATGACTACTTCATGAAAATCATTTGTGCACCCATGGAAATTGGGTCGTTTGTACAAAAATATGTTACCCTCCGATTCTTcataagataaaagaaaaatgtactTCAATTTATCTGCAATAATTAACTTGCTTTTTAAGGTAAgagtttttaattattgtagTATTTCGTTAGGAAGAATAGCACCAAATTAGACTGCACACTGCTACTAGGAAAGGACAATGTATTCCAATATGCTACAAGGCCTGACATGTAATTGCCATTCTTTGATGTGTTTACTGACCTCATTGTAAGTGTTATCacatacaaaaaacaaaaaattggaaTGCCACAAGAAATAATAAGTTTAGCTCCTCtggatttacaaaattatttcaatGTTACATTATCTTTCATTATTTTCAGtaaggaaatcaatgaaatcTGTTTTTCTCCTATAGATGGATTCCCCATACCTTATGAACCGCACTGGGATCTAAATTCCGCAGCAGCAGAAATAAATGCTGCCTCAAGTGTTACCAACACACTCCAGTTCGCACCAATAACACCAGATCGGGTCAAGAAGCTAGAGAACAACCAGTATTCTGCAACACCGAACATAATAAGAAACGAAAGCTCAAGTGAGGCAAGGGACAATGATACTTCACTTACATCATTAGGAAACAAGTCAACTCTGGACCTGAGTGATGAACTTTTACAGAGCATTGTAAACTCATCTCCTGCTGCCAATAATACACtacacaaagaaaataaagattctGAGAAGGGAAGTATTCCTGGCTTGAATCTGAACGAGACACCCCAGCAGAAACCACCAAGACGAAGAAAACACAGGCCCAAGGTAATAAGGGAAGGCAAGCCCAAAAGGACTCCAAAGCCTAAAACTCCAAAAAATACCAAGGAGGCCCAGACAACAAAGAGGAAGTACGTGCGCAAGAATATTCAGAAAGAATCAGCACCTGAACTGGCTGATGCTTCAAGGGAGATGGTCAAGGCCAACGGCAAAACAGCTGCAAAATCTTGCCGGAGAGCACTAAATTTTGATGTGGAGAAGATTGTTGATGAAAGCCAGGAATTAGCAGTTGGTCAGCAGGAGTTGCCTCATTGGAATAAAGGGGCCTTTAGTTTGAGTTCAGACTCTCGAGCCACAGAATTGTGCCCTGGAACTTACAGTGTTTCTGGAACAAAGTCTGTTGTGCAGATTGAACAGTGGACGGGCTTAATGGAAGAACAGCAGCAATCTGGAAACATAAATGATCTAATCCATTCCACAAGTCAATTGCAAACTAACTATGTACCACTGCAACAAAGGCAAGCAGCTGCAGCGTCATTAGCTCCAGAGAAAGACTGGTCCGTAGAAGATCCACATGTGATAGGGAGAAATATAGATGAGAGATATTCTGACCCTTTCCAAAACAGCTGTAGCAATGGATGGAATCCCATATCACAACAAATCCATGCTGAAGGAATAGACAAAGTAGTCTTTCAAGCAAACTCTAATTATGATAGCATGGAGAAAGAATTGTCTAGGAATACAACCCAATCAGTTCCAAAGTTTCCATCTAATTCCAGTGCAGCAAGAGGGTCCAAGAGAGAGCATTTTCATATTATCGAGGGCACAAATCCCAATATCCAATATCCAGTCATTTCAATGTTGTACCAAGAGATCCAAACGGATGAATGTTGCAAAAAGGGCCAAGTTCTTGGCAGAGGTTTATCagaaacttacaaaaaaaagaaaactgtgAGTGGACTCCATACAAACATCTCTGGAATGCCTTGCGTAACAGAAGTTGAAGATGGTTCGGGAAAagctaaaacaaaacaaatgaatGATAACAGTGTAAATGGGCTTACAGAAACAACAAACCATGACATATCGAACTTTTACTTCAAAAGTCCTAAAATTGCTGAGAGGCAAAGTGAGGCCAACAAATTTACCTCTGAGAGGTGCAACCACTCTATGACTGCAGGACAGAATTTGCTGATGCAAGAGATTTCGTCTGATCTGCGTTCACATGCAGAAGTGACGAAAGAGACCAGCAGATTAACTTCAGTCCATGGCTATCCCTCCCTAGCTGCAATTGAGGATTGTTACATGCTCCAACCATCTCCTCCCAAACAAGTCCCCAAATCGGAGAACCAGGTACTTCAAACTTCCCATGTTCCTTCAACAAAGCATATCATGGGACCCATTCCATCAAGATCAGTTTCAGCTAGAAGAAATAAAGTTCCAAAAAGCGACGATGCCTTGTATGCTTATCAGAAATCCCCAGCAAAACCAAGAGGTAAATTTTGTATCAGAAAGACTTTATAAAATGTGGCATTTCATAAACTTAACATGATATCCTGGTATGTTCTACTCACTAGATTGGTATCAACCTATCGATATTTGATGTAGGTCGTCCACCAAAAAAAAGGATATATGCTATTCCCATAGATGAGATCATATATCGATTGAAGAGTCTAGATCTCAATGAGAGGAGCACTGAATTGGCCAGGGACAAGCAAAATGCAGTTGTCCTATACAAAGGATACGGTGCACTTGTTCCATACCCAGGGTTTGAACTGATAAAGAAACGTAAACCACGACCTAAAGTAGACCTTGACCCAGAAACAAATAGAATTTGGAACCTTTTGATGCATACAGAAGGAAGCAAAGACTTTGAAGGAACTGACAAGGAAAAGGAGAAATGGTGGGAAGAGGAAAGAAAGGTTTTTCGTGGTCGAACTGATTCATTTATTGCAAGAATGCACCTCATTCAAGGTAAAGTCTCTTATAGTTGTAGCCTCACATTCAGTGTTACACAACTAGAGCACCATTGATGTTAAGTTCAGAAAGATCAATAtaacgaaaaaataaaaataaagcaaacaatAGAAATGAATTATCAGTccagaaaattaaaacaataaaaaggagatgagaaaaaagaaaggatatAGATACCAGAAAAACATAGGGGATGTAGATTTGATTGTAGTAGAGTTCATACAAGAATCGCAGAAAATTTTACTGGAATATTCTGAATGAGGAAGTCAAATTTGCATTTTTCTAGTTTCCACAGGCAGACCATATATGACGGCTTTTATACTTACACATGcaccaacaataaaaataacctAGTAAGATACAAAGGTATTCAACTAGCGGCATATTTACCAGACATAATAACACTCTTCACAGGAGATAGACGCTTCTCACGATGGAAAGGATCTGTTGTTGACTCGGTGATAGGAGTCTTCCTAACCCAAAATGTTTCAGACCATCTTTCAAGGTAAATTCACTAATTTTCACAGAATTCTGGGTAGTATTTCCCGTGAGAGTAAAACTTGAAGTTCAAGAaacaatatttatgattttttcccATCTTCGCAGCTCTGCTTTCATGTCTTTGGCCGCACGATTTCCTCTTCATTCAATGAGCAACAGAACATGTTATAATAGTGGGACAAGCACACTGTCAGAGGAATCAGAAGTCTGTATAAATCATCAGGATGACACCATTGGATGGCAAGAAAAAGTTCCAAGTCAACCTATCTTCAGTTATAGCTCTATGACTCACCTTGGATCAACAGAGCATCAAAGAGACAGTGAAACTACAGGAAGAGAGAGGAGCATAGTGGACGCACATAGTCAGAGCATGGGGGAAGACGTCATATCATCACAAGATTCTTTTGATTCCTTAAACGTACAGGGCCCTGGAGGACCAAGATCCAGCTCAGGCTCCAATTCAGAAGAGGAAGATTTTATAACTGGCTGCAGACCAAGTGAGATTCACTTTCCAACTTTAACAAATCTTCTACAGATGGAGAAAACCACATTCAAGGAATTTTACAGCCAAAATACCTGTTCACTAGCGGATGAGGGATCCAGGCAAGCGCACAAGCAATCTAAAAATATTGAGCatacccagaaaaaaaaaagattggacAGAGCAGATGATTTCAATGGCCCTTATGCATTTACTTATCCTTCATGCGACTACCATTTGCACATAAACCCAGAATTTAGAATTGCTGAAGTAGAGAATTTTAAAGCATTTAGTGAAGAAAGCATATCTCCTTTGCCTTCAATTGATGTCAGATTCACAaagatgaaagatgaaaatggcAATGGCTTTAGGACTGAAGGATGGGCAGGAAGTGAAGGTGGAAGAACAGTACAACAGAATGAACTACTATGTTCTCAAGAAACACAAAGAATGGGCCCCTCTATACCATTAAGCAACCACTCAGTACACCAGGAAAGCATTTCTAAACCAGGTCCTCACACTGTTTATGATTTATCATCCTGCCACAATCATCAACTGGAAATGAACAAATTCCTCCGATTGGAAAGCCCATCTGTGGCAGAACCTGTAAAACTTGCAGAAGCACTGGCTAAAAGGCAGAATAACGCCACACAGCAAATTCCAAGTGTCCCTAAAGTCACAGAGAATGCTGGAGAAAGAATCTCAGTAGAAAATAAGCAAATGCAAATGCACTTGGAAAATAGATTTATCAAACCAAATTCAAATGAGCAAGCTTATTCTTTTGGTCATGCTTATGATAAGACaagttcaaaaatttcaaaagccAAAAAAGGAAGGACAGAGAGTGACAAAACGAGTGCAGTTGACTGGGACAGTTTAAGAAAGCAAGTACATGCCAGTAGTAGAAACATAGAAAGAAGCAAAGATACGCAGGATTCACTGGACTATGAAGCAATAAGACTTGCAaatgttgctgagatttctaaGGCAATAAAGGAACGAGGGATGAATAACATGCTAGCAGAACGAATCAAGGTACACGTGTTAGAGCAAGTCTCAAAAACCTTGATATTTTAAACTATCAGCTTCAAATGGCTCCATGAATGAATCATTATTCAACACATAAAAGTATTCTTcaccaaaataaagaaaaaaagacaaaaaaaagtaaGTGGTTTCACAACATTGCAGGATTTCCTGAACCGACTGGTTAGAGAACATGGAAGCATGGATTTGGAATGGTTAAGAGATGTTCCCCCTGATAAAGCAAAGTAAGCCATCCCACAAACATCTTACTCTACTTTTCACATAAATAATGTACTCATTTacatcttaaaagaaaaaatgcctGTGCTACAGGGATTATCTATTAAGCATACGCGGACTTGGGCTGAAAAGTGTGGAGTGTGTGCGGCTTTTAACGCTCCATCATCTAGCTTTTCCAGTAAGATTTATATGAAACTACTTCCCACTTTATCAGCTTACAAGGGGCGAAGAAAAAAATCAGCTAATTAATACATTACATTGCTCTTTCCTAAAGGTGGACACAAATGTTGGAAGGATAGCAGTTCGGCTGGGATGGGTCCCCCTTCAACCCCTGCCCGAGTCACTTCAGTTACACCTCCTAGAATTGTTAGTACACATCcaattaataattatgaatattttcaatGCTAAAAATGCTAATCAAAATCCCATACAGGTATCCGGTGCTGGAGACTATTCAGAAATATCTCTGGCCAAGATTATGCAATCTCGATCAACGAACATTGTAACCCCAACGCACCTCCTCATTCAATGTTTAATTAACAGTATTTTCCATGCAAAAATACTAGGATAAAAGAATACCTATTCCGTACCAATAAAGCTATTACTAACCAATAGAGTAATGCTAATACAGGTATGAGCTACACTATCAATTGATTACATTCGGAAAGGTATGTAAATGTACAGTTTTGTATATGCTGTTgcctttaaaagaaaatttatcagTAGCAAATAAAGAAAAGACTAATATATTTGCAACGTGCTTTGATATCCATGCAGGTCTTCTGCACAAAAAGTAAACCAAATTGCAATGCATGTCCAATGAGAGGAGAGTGCAGACACTTTGCAAGTGCTTTTGCAAGGTTTGCACTCAGATATCTGTCCTATGGCTATGTTTGCCTCTACCATTATGAAGGCATATTAAGAAATAATTCATCAGAAACACCAGCATTTTCCTGGAGTTATATTCAAACCCAATAACTTGGAAccaaatttttgtaatatatagattaatatgcAATTTAGTAGCGTCCACAAGGCATATAAAAGATAAACCACCAGTGGCTCCTAGTCCTTTTGGCATGAAGTAATTGACATTTTTTTGCAATGTGACTGCAGAAGAAATATGAAACTTCAAGTGACTAACTTACGAGATATTAATTTTACTTCTTGTCAATGGCAAACAGAGAACATAAGGCAACCAAAATATCAGAAAAATTAGAACTCGTAGAATAGAAAATCCATTCCTCTCAAAACTGCCCAACCCATATTCTCATACATATCAGTGGCATGTACTCTTGATAAAAAGAGTAAACTCATTCTTCTCAGAACCCCCAGCTCATCCTCCCAGATGCATGGATCCAGTATTCTCTTAATGAAACTGACCACAAGCATTATTGTTTCAGCGCAAGACTTGCACTGCCAGGGCCCGAAGAAAAGAGTATTGTGGACTCAACTGTTCCCATTCCAGATGAGAGAAATCCAGCCATAATTATCAACACCCTGTCACTCCTTCCACCTGAGAACAACTCACTCAAAGGAACAGAATATGAAAGTCGAAAGTGTGAACCCATCATTGAAGAACCAGCAACCCCAGAACAAGAATGCACGGAGATCTCGGAAAGCGACATTGAGGACACATTTTATGAGGATCCTGATGAGATTCCCACCATCAAACTCAACATTGAAGAGTTCACTGTAAATCTACAAAACTACATGCAAGAGAAGATGGAACTCGAAGAATGTGACATGTCAAAGGCTTTGGTTGCCTTAAAACCAGAAGTGGCTTCTATACCTACAGCTAAACTGAAGAATGTGAGTCGGCTACGAACAGAACACCAAGTGTAAGTACATATATCTTGCAGAAAATTGCAGCtttcaattaaatattaagGAAATCTAGCCCTAATTGGATAAACTGTTATTTGgaaattaagtttaaaaaaaaaaagggtgtcTGCGTAAACTCTGCTTCATGCACTCTTGACAACTTCCATCCTGGAATGGTGCAGGTATGAACTTCCAGATTCACATCCGCTCTTGGAAGGGGTTAGTAATCTTGACATTCTAAAGTTATAGAGTGACCTTAAACTATGAAACTGTAGTTAAGCATTACCTTATCAATTTTGCAGATGGACAGACGAGAACCTGATGATCCAAGCCCATATCTTCTTGCTATATGGACACCAGGTAAGCACATAACATATCATAGCTTCAGTTGCTATACTTACACGTGAAATAATCTcagaatatgaataaaaaatagcaAGATATATTCTTGAGATCACCCAATGcactttatatgtatataaattttaatacataacATAGTCAAAACACAAGATAAAGTGATGGGTGGCCCAAGGATGTTCTATTTTCCCATAACTATCATTCTCCTGTAACAGATATGAGGATACAGGTTTGGGTTTGAcatatatttacaatcatatttGCAAAACTTGTTATTAGGCGAAACAGCAAATTCAATTCAACCACCAGAAACAAGATGTGGTTCCCAAGAGCCTAACAAATTGTGCAATGAGAAGACATGCTTCTCATGCAACAGTGAAAGAGAAGCTAATGAACAAACGGTCAGAGGGACATTACTGGTGAGTGAATTAAATTCAATGATGCATAGGTAACACTCCTGAAGGTCATGGGAAAAAAAGGCATGACAGACTATTGTAATCTTTTGCTGATGTTTACATCATCTAAATACAGATACCATGTAGAACAGCAATGAGAGGGAGCTTTCCTCTCAATGGTACATACTTTCAAGTTAATGAGGTAGGTTTATCAAAGATATATGCTTATTCTCTTAGTTCTAGTGTCCATGGTGGATACAAGCGCAATCAGTCTGGCATTATGAGAGCTGATAGGATGACTATTTATTGTTTTGTCCAGTCATACCATTGAATATTTAGAGACTCTAGTTCCATGGTTATAAAACTGACCTAAACTATACTATTGTGCAGGTATTTGCAGACCATGAATCTAGCTTGAACCCAATCGATGTTCCAAGAGCATGGATATGGAATTTGCGAAGAAGGACTGTCTACTTTGGAACCTCTGTAACAACAATATTCAAAGGTAAGATGAAATTATATGCAAGCATTTACTAAATGGCTAtcacattttaattaaaaaaggaGCTTACAGAAAACCTGTTTACCAGGCCTATCAACCGAGGGAATTCAATTATGCTTTTGGAGAGGTATGGACTATAACTTTAATTACCTACCTTGctttactgatgtgattgggATCATCTAATGTCAGGTGCATAATACAAGAAAGAGGATGAAACAATAGATAGCcaaatttttaagttaaaaaataatgcaattaGCTTTTCCAAGTCTCTCTTGCTCTGAGCACAGAAAATTATAGAGGATTGGATCATTGAAAGTACTGTAAGTTACAAATGACCTT includes:
- the LOC122292185 gene encoding transcriptional activator DEMETER-like, encoding MARRSLDACQCEVKVVCERMCLDVLAVWAGSGKWGKARYWLSEASGIWMVRRLNIRGGVSFPEDKELQIMDSWMPVTPEKPIPTRSNPIPVNWDGNPMGRANWQEVIEFSNGYAEEMPNYNGLRRNSNLTGQVVQKEGYNGYDAGLAQKNRMINHIAGSHTQTLHSDNSGWKNDTFAQLLLMQNATLTTTANRDPNGSQNMAANSPLMPNSHLQSHVDCSQRDSTTSDGLLFNNQNHYAGFDPSSNLANRPLILEMHSRVDSNLRENPASLFFSNQNHYSGSNSSDYSDNYTQIPNYGFPIPYEPHWDLNSAAAEINAASSVTNTLQFAPITPDRVKKLENNQYSATPNIIRNESSSEARDNDTSLTSLGNKSTLDLSDELLQSIVNSSPAANNTLHKENKDSEKGSIPGLNLNETPQQKPPRRRKHRPKVIREGKPKRTPKPKTPKNTKEAQTTKRKYVRKNIQKESAPELADASREMVKANGKTAAKSCRRALNFDVEKIVDESQELAVGQQELPHWNKGAFSLSSDSRATELCPGTYSVSGTKSVVQIEQWTGLMEEQQQSGNINDLIHSTSQLQTNYVPLQQRQAAAASLAPEKDWSVEDPHVIGRNIDERYSDPFQNSCSNGWNPISQQIHAEGIDKVVFQANSNYDSMEKELSRNTTQSVPKFPSNSSAARGSKREHFHIIEGTNPNIQYPVISMLYQEIQTDECCKKGQVLGRGLSETYKKKKTVSGLHTNISGMPCVTEVEDGSGKAKTKQMNDNSVNGLTETTNHDISNFYFKSPKIAERQSEANKFTSERCNHSMTAGQNLLMQEISSDLRSHAEVTKETSRLTSVHGYPSLAAIEDCYMLQPSPPKQVPKSENQVLQTSHVPSTKHIMGPIPSRSVSARRNKVPKSDDALYAYQKSPAKPRGRPPKKRIYAIPIDEIIYRLKSLDLNERSTELARDKQNAVVLYKGYGALVPYPGFELIKKRKPRPKVDLDPETNRIWNLLMHTEGSKDFEGTDKEKEKWWEEERKVFRGRTDSFIARMHLIQGDRRFSRWKGSVVDSVIGVFLTQNVSDHLSSSAFMSLAARFPLHSMSNRTCYNSGTSTLSEESEVCINHQDDTIGWQEKVPSQPIFSYSSMTHLGSTEHQRDSETTGRERSIVDAHSQSMGEDVISSQDSFDSLNVQGPGGPRSSSGSNSEEEDFITGCRPSEIHFPTLTNLLQMEKTTFKEFYSQNTCSLADEGSRQAHKQSKNIEHTQKKKRLDRADDFNGPYAFTYPSCDYHLHINPEFRIAEVENFKAFSEESISPLPSIDVRFTKMKDENGNGFRTEGWAGSEGGRTVQQNELLCSQETQRMGPSIPLSNHSVHQESISKPGPHTVYDLSSCHNHQLEMNKFLRLESPSVAEPVKLAEALAKRQNNATQQIPSVPKVTENAGERISVENKQMQMHLENRFIKPNSNEQAYSFGHAYDKTSSKISKAKKGRTESDKTSAVDWDSLRKQVHASSRNIERSKDTQDSLDYEAIRLANVAEISKAIKERGMNNMLAERIKDFLNRLVREHGSMDLEWLRDVPPDKAKDYLLSIRGLGLKSVECVRLLTLHHLAFPVDTNVGRIAVRLGWVPLQPLPESLQLHLLELYPVLETIQKYLWPRLCNLDQRTLYELHYQLITFGKVFCTKSKPNCNACPMRGECRHFASAFASARLALPGPEEKSIVDSTVPIPDERNPAIIINTLSLLPPENNSLKGTEYESRKCEPIIEEPATPEQECTEISESDIEDTFYEDPDEIPTIKLNIEEFTVNLQNYMQEKMELEECDMSKALVALKPEVASIPTAKLKNVSRLRTEHQVYELPDSHPLLEGMDRREPDDPSPYLLAIWTPGETANSIQPPETRCGSQEPNKLCNEKTCFSCNSEREANEQTVRGTLLIPCRTAMRGSFPLNGTYFQVNEVFADHESSLNPIDVPRAWIWNLRRRTVYFGTSVTTIFKGLSTEGIQLCFWRGFVCVRGFDQKTRAPRPLMARLHFPASKLVKSKTKNQR